The sequence CACGAGGACCGGGGCTTCCGCAAGAGCGAGATCGTCAACCGCGCCATCGAGGCGGCCGGGGGCGACACCCTGATGTTCACGGACGGCGACACCATCCCGCGGAGCGAACTGGTCGAGGCCCATCTCCGGCTCGCGCGCCCGGGACGATACCTGGGCGGCGGGTATGTGAAGCTGCCCGCGGAGGTGAGCGACGCCATCACCGTGGACGACGTGCGCCAGGGGCGGTTCGCCGACCTGGGATGGCTGCGCGCGCGCGGATGGCGTCCGGGGCGGCGCGCGCTGCGGCTCGTCCGCTCCGCGCGAGCCGCGGCGCTGCTGGACCGGGTAACGCCGACGGCGCCGCTGTTCGCGGGCAACAACTCGTCGGTGGCGCGCGAAGCCATCTACGCGGTCAACGGCTTCGACATGGCGATGGGCTACGGCGGGCTGGACCGGGCCGTGGGCTACCGGCTGGTGAACCTGGGGGTGCGCGGGATCCAGGTGCGGCACCGGGCCGTCTGCATGCACCTTCACCACGATCGCCCGTACAAGGACCCCCAGGTCGTCCGCCGCAACCGCGAGATCCTGGAAACCATCCGGCGCACGGGGCAGACGCGCGCCCTCGCCGGCCTCGCCGAACTGCGGCCGGACCCCTCGCTGCGCGTGACCCGCATCAGCTGACGGCCCGCCCGCGTGGCTGCGACTGCGCGCACTTTCAACCGTCCAGACCGCATGTTACCTTGGCGCCGGATCGCCGCA is a genomic window of Longimicrobium sp. containing:
- a CDS encoding glycosyltransferase codes for the protein MALSVIVSTYNKPRDLERVLWGYAGQSRKDFELLVADDGSGPETAEVIRRVCAASGLEVVHVWHEDRGFRKSEIVNRAIEAAGGDTLMFTDGDTIPRSELVEAHLRLARPGRYLGGGYVKLPAEVSDAITVDDVRQGRFADLGWLRARGWRPGRRALRLVRSARAAALLDRVTPTAPLFAGNNSSVAREAIYAVNGFDMAMGYGGLDRAVGYRLVNLGVRGIQVRHRAVCMHLHHDRPYKDPQVVRRNREILETIRRTGQTRALAGLAELRPDPSLRVTRIS